CTCGGCAGCCGCATGCTCGTCGGCGACGACGGATCGCGGATCGGCGACCTGAGCGGCGGGTGTCTGGACGACGACGTGGCCGCCCGGGCGGTCGAGCTGTTCGAGACGGGCGGTTTCCGCCGCCTGGTCTACGACGGCGAACGCATCGCCGATCTCGCGCGCGGTTTCGCCACCGGGTGCCCACGCCGCGTCGAGATCCTGCTCCAGGGCGTCGATCCCGATCCGACCGGCGTGCTCGAGCACGTGGCCGAGTGGGATCGCAACCGCCGGTCCGGCGTGGTGCTCACGCTGTTCGGGCGCGACGAGTCCGACGACTTCATGCCGGTCGTCTACACGTGGCCATGGGGAGAGGATCCCACGCCGGTGCCGGGGGATCCCGGACTGGCCGAGGAGATCCGTCGTGTCGCGCGGGCGGTCGAGGACGAACCCGTGACTCGCGACGTCGTGCTGCGCGTGGGCGAGGAACGCATCCGTGTGCTGGCCGAAGTGGTTCGTCCTCGTCCGCGTCTGCTGTTGATCGGGGGCAGCGTGGTGGTGATCGAGGCGCTTCGGTCGATGGCCCGGGCGCTCGACTGGGAGACCGTGTGCGTGGCCGGAGGCGGGCCGGCGCACGGCACACGGCCCGAGGACGAGCGGTCGATCGACCCCGCGGAACTCGACGAGACGCTCGACCTGGACGACCGCACCGGCGCACTGGTGCTGACGCACCACAACGCGCGCGACGCCGAGTGGATCCGTGCGCTGCTGGCGAGCGACGTGGCCTACGTGGGCGTGATGGGTTCGCGCCGACGGTTGAAAGCGATGTTCGCGACGACGGGAGCGGTGGACGACGGCGGCCGTCTGTACGCTCCGGTCGGGCTGGATCTAGGCGGGCGCTCTCCACACGACATGGCCCTGGCGATCCTCTCGGAGATGCAGGCCGTTCTGAACGGACGCACGGCGCGCCCGCTGCGTGAAGGTCTGGGCACCGGCGACACCGGAGCGATCGTCCTGGCCGCCGGTGGATCGCGACGCCTGGGCACGGCGAAACAGTTGCTGCAACACGGGCGCCGCACCCTGCTGCGACGCACCGTCGAGGAGGTGGTGGCCACCGGCTGCCGCCCCGTGGTGGTGGTGCTCGGCGCCGAGCACGAGCGCATGGTCGAGGAGCTGCGCGGACTCGACGTGTCGGTGTGCGTGAACGAGTCGTGGCCGGAGGGCATGGGGACGTCGCTGGCCCGCGGGATGTCGTACCTGCGGGAGTTGCCGCGGGCGGTGGATCGCGTGCTGG
This Candidatus Krumholzibacteriia bacterium DNA region includes the following protein-coding sequences:
- a CDS encoding NTP transferase domain-containing protein; protein product: MDSVTSSAELVRAFREHRHAGRSCVLATLVRVVGPAFRPLGSRMLVGDDGSRIGDLSGGCLDDDVAARAVELFETGGFRRLVYDGERIADLARGFATGCPRRVEILLQGVDPDPTGVLEHVAEWDRNRRSGVVLTLFGRDESDDFMPVVYTWPWGEDPTPVPGDPGLAEEIRRVARAVEDEPVTRDVVLRVGEERIRVLAEVVRPRPRLLLIGGSVVVIEALRSMARALDWETVCVAGGGPAHGTRPEDERSIDPAELDETLDLDDRTGALVLTHHNARDAEWIRALLASDVAYVGVMGSRRRLKAMFATTGAVDDGGRLYAPVGLDLGGRSPHDMALAILSEMQAVLNGRTARPLREGLGTGDTGAIVLAAGGSRRLGTAKQLLQHGRRTLLRRTVEEVVATGCRPVVVVLGAEHERMVEELRGLDVSVCVNESWPEGMGTSLARGMSYLRELPRAVDRVLVTLCDQPAVDASLLRELLESHARGGRSMTGSAYAATIGVPAVFEGKCFGALEGLQGDRGARSLLRDDGADVTTFPFAAGALDVDRPEDASDS